One region of Emys orbicularis isolate rEmyOrb1 chromosome 4, rEmyOrb1.hap1, whole genome shotgun sequence genomic DNA includes:
- the LOC135878639 gene encoding galanin peptides-like has product MQRWTSLLFLSLIFCATLSETFGLVLSAKEKRGWTLNSAGYLLGPRRIDQLLLIKEMPIARGREEAPGEYAVDNHRSFIDKHGLAGKREIQPEEDIRIGNLGRPVVDDNVVRTVIEFLTYLHLKEAGALDNLLSSEETNQS; this is encoded by the exons ATGCAGAGGTGGACTAGTCTCCTGTTTCTATCTTTGATCTTTTGCGCCACCCTCTCAGAGACATTTGGACTCGTTTTATCA GCAAAAGAAAAAAGGGGCTGGACTTTGAATAGTGCTGGTTACCTACTTGGGCCAC GTCGTATTGATCAGCTTTTACTGATAAAGGAAATGCCCATTgcaagggggagagaagaggcacCTGGGGAAT ATGCAGTAGATAATCACAGATCTTTTATTGACAAACATGGCCTAGCTGGTAAACGTGAGATACAGCCTGAAGAGGATATCAGAATAG GTAATCTTGGGAGACCAGTGGTTGACGACAATGTTGTACGCACAGTAATTGAATTTTTGACTTACTTGCATCTTAAAG AGGCTGGGGCACTAGATAATCTACTTTCATCAGAAGAAACAAATCAGTcctga